In Mucinivorans hirudinis, the DNA window AATAAACGAAGGTCAATTGAAAAGACAAAATGAGCTTATTCCTAAGCTGTTTGTAGATTTTAGAGAACTAAACGGACAACTCTTCAATGAATAATACGGTGAAATATATTGTAATCGTACTTGCGATTTTATGTTACGCTTGCACCAGTAGCAGCAAGGGGGAGTATGAAGGTTTGGATAATAGGAGTGAGCGGAATATCAAGGAATTGAGGGTCGTCTTTGATACGGTGCTTATCGACGGAGCAATCACTTCAATGGAGGGAGAGTGGCGAGTTTGGGGCGATAAGTTGATATTTGCCGATGCAAATATGGTGGGAATTAGAGTATTTGACTCTAAAGGTAATTTCCTTGCAAGATATATCAATGATGGCAGAGGGCCAAATGAGATGGTATCGCCTTGTGTATCAGTATCTATACTGGGAGAAAACGATTTGTTGTTGCTCGATGCCAATATGTCAATGATCAGATGCGACAGCCTATTCGGCTTTACACAAAAAGTGATAGCATTTGCGGAAAATTGGCAGCCCGGCGATAATGAAGATGTTAAAGATATGCACAAGGCTGACCCCGAAAATAGTATGATATATGAGTATAACGTATCGACCAAATATACAAAAAAGTTATCGGATAGAATCGTTGCACCCATATTAACTGAACATTACGCCTTTAACGGCTACTTTGCCAATGTAAAAAACTATTGGAAAAATTCGTATATATTTGCCTTCATGAATGATAAAACTTTGCGAGCAGAAGAGAAATTCGGTCATTTTCCACCTATTTACAGCGAAAAGAATCTGCCTAATTTTGGGTTTTACAATTTTGATGCCGGAAGTGATGAACTTCTATATGTTACATTTGCCATTGACTCTCTTATTTATGCTTTTGACAAGAATGGCAAACTGCGATTCTCGTTCGGAAATAGTCCAGACACCTTCCGCGATATTGTCTACACTCCAACCATAACATTTGAGGAGGCTGATGAGAGATACTGGGATGATATGGAACAAGGGGCATACTATAACGGGATTATGATTGATGGAGAAAAAATAGTGAGAAGTTACAAAAATCAAGGTGTTGGCACGGGTGGTGGAGTTCAGGTATATAATGATAATGTGCTGGAATATGATATTAAAATATCATTGGTGGCTAAATTGATAGGTGTACTTCCGGATGGCAGAATCGTGTTGGTTAAACATATTGAGCCTGATGACGAGAATTTCACTCTATTTCTTCTTGCAATATGAGAACTTTTTTGATATGGCTGTTTATTTCTGTCAGCTGCGCTTCAATATCTCAGACTCCAAGCCTCTCTTTTATAGGGAAAAGGATTGTTAATTTAGGAGACATCAAACAGGGCGAAAAAATATATCACAAAATTGAATTTATTAATAATGGAGACGCCCCTTTGATAATTCTGGGTATTAGCAAATCTTGTAATTGTACTGATGTTACTACCTCTTCCAAAACTATTAAACCAAACGAAAGGGCAAGTATCTTATTAACTATTGATACGAAGGGAAAAATAAATACTAATGTTATTTCTGCGACAATAACTACAAACAGTAAACAACAAGATTATTCTGTCAAAGTAACCTTCAAAGTTAGGAAATAGGTATTATTAACGGCAGCCGATTCCTGCTGGAGTTCGACTGCCGTGAGTGTGAGATGATGATAAAAAATAGAGTACGATAATAATTATTTGATATTACTTAGTACTGAGTATCATCAAAAGTTGAGTTATTAATCAAAAAAATAATTTTGATTTTCAAATAAAAACATTACCTTTGTGGTCAGGAGTGGGGATTAAATGGGGACGCGAGTCCCCTTTTTTGATAAAGAACCTATGATTGTCAAGGAGAAAATTGAAGAGATAGCACGGGCGCAACTTGTCGGCAGTGAGTTATTCTTAGTCGGAGTTAGTGTGTCGGCAGCAAATGAGATTGAGGTCACGGTTGATGGTGCGAATCGCGTAACCATTGACGAGTGCGCCATTCTCAGTAAATCCATCGAGAAGGAGTTAGATCGCCAGACCGAGGATTTTGAGTTGTCGGTATTCTCAACCGGCATTGGGCAGCCGCTCAAATTGCTCAAGCAATATCAGATTCGGGTTGGTCGCTTGGTGGAGCTAGTGTTGAAAAACGGACTCAAGGTGCTCGGAACGCTTACAGATGTGAGTGAAGAAGGGATAACAGTTGAATACTTGGTAAAAGAGAGTGTCGATGGCAAGAAGCGCAAAGTCGATGTTACGAAAACGGAACACTACAAATTTGACGAAATAAAAACTACAAAAGAAGAGATAGACTTTAAGTGATGTGATGTGTGATGTGTGAATTGCGATTTCTCGCATTTCACGCGTAATTATCACAAATCACAAATCACAAAACACAAAACAATGGAATCAATTAATCTAATAAGTACTTTTGCCGAGTTCAAGGAGCTCAAGAACATTGATAAGGCAACAATGGCGGGAGTGTTGGAGGACGTTTTCCGCAATATGCTCCAAAAGCTTTACGAGACGGACGAAAATTACGATATAATCGTAAATATCGAGAAGGGTGACCTGGAGATTTGGCGTAACCGTAAAGTTGTGGAAGCAGATTTCTTGGAGGATGACAATCTGGAAATCTCGTTGGAGGACGCCAAAAAGATAGATGCGACATATGAGCTCGGAGAATATGTGGCGGAGGCGATACCAATGAGCAGTTTTGGGCGCCGTGCCGTGTTGGCAATCCGTCAGAATTTGGCTTCAAGGATTATGGACTTAGAGAAGGCTAACCTCTTCAATAAGTATAAGGAGAGGGTTGGCGAGTTGATGAATTGCGAAGTCTATCAGGTATGGAAAAAGGAGATGTTGGTTTTTGATGACCAAGGAAATGAGTTGCTTATTCCAAAGAGTGAGCAGATTCCGGGCGACTTCTTCCGTAAGGGCGAGACGGTGAGGGCTATCATATCTAAGGTTGAGATGATTAACAACTCGCCAAAGATTATCCTTTCACGTACCGCGCCCGAGTTTCTGGAGCGGTTGTTTGAACTGGAAGTACCCGAGATTTTCGATGGGTTGATTACTATCAAGAAGATAGTGCGCATTCCGGGCGAACGCGCTAAGGTTGCTGTGGAGTCCTACGATGAACGCATAGACCCCGTTGGTGCTTGTGTGGGTGTGAAGGGGGCACGTATTTATACAATCGTCAAGGAGTTGCGCAATGAAAATATTGATGTTGTGAATTGGACTTCCAATCCGCAGTTATTGATTCAGCGCGCGTTGAATCCTGCCAAGATATCTTCGGTGGTCATTAGCGAGGCTGAGAAGAAGGCGGAGGTTCACTTGAAGCCGTCTGAAATTTCGATGGCTATCGGCAAAGGGGGCTTGAATATACGGTTGGCAAGTATGCTTACCGGTTATGAGATAGATGTATATCGCGAAGGGGCTGAGGCAGAGGAGGAAGATGATGTTGCTTTGGTTGATTTTTCGGACGAAATCGAACCTTGGATTATCGAAGAATTCCGCCGCATAGGTTGCGACACTGCAAAGAGCGTATTGAAAATCAGCGTCGAGGAGCTCACACGCCGTACGGATTTAGAGACCGAAACAATAGATGAGGTTATGCGGATACTCCGCACAGAGTTTGAGTGATGATGTTGTGATGTTGTGATAAGTGATTTGTGATGTGCTTCGGTGCATATCATATTCAAATCCTTTCACAGACCGCTATCACAAATCACAAATCACAAATCGCAAAAAGAATGAGTGAACAGAGAAAAATAAGACTTAGCGGCGTTGCAAGAGAATATAACGTCGGAATCGGCACCATTATCGACTTTTTGGCGAAAAAGGGTGTTGCGATTGAACATAATCCTAATGCACCGATTGAGGGTAAGGCTCTCGATTTGGTTCGTGCTGAATTTGGCACAGGCAAGATTGAGAAGGTCAATATCCGTGAAAAAATTCGCACCGAGCAACAGAGCGTTCGATTGGAAGATAAGGTTAAGAACCCATCTTCTGATGATGATTATCCTATTGAAAAGGAGGTGATTATCAAGAGTAATGCGATATTTACGCCCGAGGTTGAACACCTGTCGGGACCTAAGATTCTAGGTAAAATAGATTTGAACAAGCCCAAGGCAGCACCCCAGCCTGTGGCTCAGCCAAAGCCGGCGCAGCCTAAGCCTATGCAGCAGGAGCAAAAGCCAAAGATTGAACCGCAGTCGTCGCAGCCCAAACCCAAGGTTGAGCAACCGCAACAGCCAAAGCCTGTGGTGGCGCAACCACCCAGACCATCTGTTCAATCTCCTGCAAAGGTTTCGGAGCAGCCCAAATTGGTGGTGCAGCCACCTCAGCCCAAGGTTGATTCTGCGAAATTAGCAGAACCTGCTCGTGACCCTCGTATTTCCGAGAGTGGCGTTTTCCGTGCAAACGAACCTGAAAAGTTGTCGGGTCCTACGGTACTGGGCAAAATTGAGTTGCCAGTTGCGCGTCCATCTTCGGGGCGCAATGATGAGAAGCGAGGCAAACGTAATCGTATCAAAAAGAATAAAGTAGATGTTGCAGCTGTGGGCAGTGCTCAGCAGCAGGGCGGCGGAGACAAGAATAAGAGACAAGGTGGTGCGGGCGGCAATCAACAAGGTGGTGGCGGTCATAGCCACAACCAAAATCGCGGTGGCGGTGCTGGTAATCAGCAGGGCGGTAATCAACAAGGCGGGCAGGGTAACAAGAAAAGGGGAGGCAGTAAGTTGCCACCTCGTCCTGTGCTGAAAGCCGAGGTTAGCGATGAGGAGGTGCAAAAGCAAATTAAAGAGACACTTGCGCGCCTAACGAGCAAGGGGTCAAAGAGTAAGGGTGCAAAATATCGTCGTGACAAACGCGATGCCGTGGGTCAGCGTATAGCCGAAGAGGCGCATATGCAACAGATGCAGAGCAATGTTTTGCAAGTTACGGAGTTTGTAACGGTGAGTGAGTTGGCGACGATGATGGATGTGAATGTTAATCAGGTGATTATGGCTTGTATGAACCTTGGACTTATGGTGTCTATCAACCAACGCTTGGATGCAGAAGCATTAGCTATTGTTGCAGAGGAGTTTGGTTACAAGGTTGAATTCGTGTCCGTTGAGATTCAGGAGGCTATCGAAAGCGATGATGATAGTCCTGAGGATTTGGTGTCGCGTCCGCCGATTGTTACCGTAATGGGACACGTAGACCACGGTAAGACTTCACTTTTGGACTATATCCGCAAGGCGAATGTTATTGCAGGTGAAGCTGGTGGTATTACTCAACATATTGGTGCATACTCTGTTAAGATGGATGATGGTCGTCGTATCACATTCCTGGATACTCCGGGTCACGAAGCATTTACGGCGATGCGTGCGCGTGGTGCTAAGATTACGGACGTTGCAATTATTATTGTTGCTGCGGACGATGCAGTGATGCCTCAAACCATAGAGGCTATCAACCACGCTTCGGCGGCAGGTGTGCCTATGATTTTTGCTATCAACAAGATAGATAAAGCAGGTGCAAATTCCGAAAGGATTCGAGAGCAGTTGGCAAATATGAACTATTTGTTGGAGGATTGGGGCGGTAAATACCAATCTCAGGAGATTGCGGCTAAGAGCGGTTTGAATGTTGAGCATCTTTTGGAAAAGATTGTGCTCGAGGCAGATATGCTCGATTTGAAGGCTAATCCTAATCGCAAGGCTTCGGGTAGTATTATAGAATCTACACTGGATAAGGGGCGCGGATATGTTACCACAGTGTTGGTGCAGAATGGCACGTTGCGAGTTGGTGATGTGATGTTGGCGGGAATTTACACGGGTCGTGTGAAGGCTATGTTCAACGAGCGTGGCAAGAAAATAAGCGAAGCACCTCCGGCAACACCTGTTTTGGTGCTCGGTCTGAACGGTGCGCCCCAAGCGGGTGATTTGTTCAACGTGATGGACGATGACAAGCAGGCGCGCGAGATTGCTACAAAACGTGAGCAATTGCAACGTATGCAAGGACTCCGTACACAGAAACATATTACGCTGGACGAAATCGGTCGCCGTATAGCTATCGGTTCGTTCAAGGAGCTCAATATTATTGTCAAGGGTGATGTGGACGGCTCGATTGAGGCTTTGACTGACTCTTTATTGAAGTTATCTACCGAGGAGGTTCAGGTGAATGTGATTCACAAGGCTGTGGGTCAAATTTCCGAATCGGATGTTTTGTTGGCGGCAGCATCGAATGCCATCATAGTAGGCTTCCAAGTTCGTCCTTCGTCGGCAGCGCGTAAACTAGCTGAGAAAGAAGAGATTGATGTTCGCCTTTACTCTGTTATTTACGATGCCATCAATGAGGTTAAGGATGCTATCGAAGGTATGTTGGCGCCCGAAACC includes these proteins:
- a CDS encoding clustered with transcription termination protein NusA; this translates as MIVKEKIEEIARAQLVGSELFLVGVSVSAANEIEVTVDGANRVTIDECAILSKSIEKELDRQTEDFELSVFSTGIGQPLKLLKQYQIRVGRLVELVLKNGLKVLGTLTDVSEEGITVEYLVKESVDGKKRKVDVTKTEHYKFDEIKTTKEEIDFK
- a CDS encoding Transcription termination protein NusA: MESINLISTFAEFKELKNIDKATMAGVLEDVFRNMLQKLYETDENYDIIVNIEKGDLEIWRNRKVVEADFLEDDNLEISLEDAKKIDATYELGEYVAEAIPMSSFGRRAVLAIRQNLASRIMDLEKANLFNKYKERVGELMNCEVYQVWKKEMLVFDDQGNELLIPKSEQIPGDFFRKGETVRAIISKVEMINNSPKIILSRTAPEFLERLFELEVPEIFDGLITIKKIVRIPGERAKVAVESYDERIDPVGACVGVKGARIYTIVKELRNENIDVVNWTSNPQLLIQRALNPAKISSVVISEAEKKAEVHLKPSEISMAIGKGGLNIRLASMLTGYEIDVYREGAEAEEEDDVALVDFSDEIEPWIIEEFRRIGCDTAKSVLKISVEELTRRTDLETETIDEVMRILRTEFE
- a CDS encoding Translation initiation factor 2, whose translation is MCFGAYHIQILSQTAITNHKSQIAKRMSEQRKIRLSGVAREYNVGIGTIIDFLAKKGVAIEHNPNAPIEGKALDLVRAEFGTGKIEKVNIREKIRTEQQSVRLEDKVKNPSSDDDYPIEKEVIIKSNAIFTPEVEHLSGPKILGKIDLNKPKAAPQPVAQPKPAQPKPMQQEQKPKIEPQSSQPKPKVEQPQQPKPVVAQPPRPSVQSPAKVSEQPKLVVQPPQPKVDSAKLAEPARDPRISESGVFRANEPEKLSGPTVLGKIELPVARPSSGRNDEKRGKRNRIKKNKVDVAAVGSAQQQGGGDKNKRQGGAGGNQQGGGGHSHNQNRGGGAGNQQGGNQQGGQGNKKRGGSKLPPRPVLKAEVSDEEVQKQIKETLARLTSKGSKSKGAKYRRDKRDAVGQRIAEEAHMQQMQSNVLQVTEFVTVSELATMMDVNVNQVIMACMNLGLMVSINQRLDAEALAIVAEEFGYKVEFVSVEIQEAIESDDDSPEDLVSRPPIVTVMGHVDHGKTSLLDYIRKANVIAGEAGGITQHIGAYSVKMDDGRRITFLDTPGHEAFTAMRARGAKITDVAIIIVAADDAVMPQTIEAINHASAAGVPMIFAINKIDKAGANSERIREQLANMNYLLEDWGGKYQSQEIAAKSGLNVEHLLEKIVLEADMLDLKANPNRKASGSIIESTLDKGRGYVTTVLVQNGTLRVGDVMLAGIYTGRVKAMFNERGKKISEAPPATPVLVLGLNGAPQAGDLFNVMDDDKQAREIATKREQLQRMQGLRTQKHITLDEIGRRIAIGSFKELNIIVKGDVDGSIEALTDSLLKLSTEEVQVNVIHKAVGQISESDVLLAAASNAIIVGFQVRPSSAARKLAEKEEIDVRLYSVIYDAINEVKDAIEGMLAPETKEEILCSVEVIETFKISKVGTVAGCMVREGKITRNTKIRVIRDGIVVYTGRLGSLKRFKDDVKEVNTGLDCGLNIDNFNDIKVGDFIEGYEMTEVARKLS